A region from the Benincasa hispida cultivar B227 chromosome 12, ASM972705v1, whole genome shotgun sequence genome encodes:
- the LOC120067285 gene encoding probable histone-arginine methyltransferase 1.4: MEGSLGQKHKPQEFTLVSISELASSSSSSSSSSAPVVARFGGGSGAAELRLRQEADSDDLAFDLRTSQIFRLGPVQSVCISEDDANEEKSHSRGVTIQFRNEEEGNAFHFAFDKRKKDDLVQGTTHLPNGEIPFLKSKFDDKIESSSAKMYFHYYGQLLHQQNMLQDYVRTGTYYAAVMENRADFTGRVVVDVGAGSGILSLFAAQAGAKHVYAVEASEMAEYARVLIAGNPALSQRITVIKGKVEDVELPEKADILISEPMGTLLVNERMLESYVIARDCFLHQNGKMFPTIGRIHMAPFSDEYLFVEVANKALFWQQQNYYGVDLTALHGSAFQGYFSQPVVDAFDPRLLVAASMSHVLDFTNIKEEELYDIDIPLKFVASVGARIHGLACWFDVLFNGSTVQRWLTTAPGAPTTHWYQLRCVLSQPIYVMAGQEITGRLHMVAHSAQSYTIYLTLSAKMWGPGAEQGGILQSSSCKLDLKEPYYRMSQPQAYPMVQDQQQQQLIPPQDAAIQPQDLDDADLMLQASPNSGAPLNSLIDNI, encoded by the exons ATGGAAGGCTCTTTAGGGCAAAAGCACAAACCTCAGGAGTTCACTCTTGTTTCGATTTCTGAGCTTGCTTCTTCGTCTTCCTCCTCGTCATCTTCGTCCGCGCCGGTGGTTGCACGGTTCGGTGGAGGTTCCGGCGCGGCAGAGCTTCGGTTACGGCAGGAGGCTGATTCCGATGACCTTGCTTTCGATCTTCGGACTTCTCAg ATATTTCGGTTAGGCCCTGTTCAGTCAGTTTGCATTTCCGAAGACGATGCCAATGAAGAG AAATCTCATTCCAGAGGAGTTACCATTCAATTTAGAAATGAGGAAGAGGGCAATGCGTTTCATTTTGCTTTTGATAAGAGGAAGAAGGATGATCTCGTCCAAG GGACCACTCATTTACCAAATGGTGAAATTCCCTTCTTAAAAAGCAAGTTTGATGATAAAATAGAATCATCATCTGCTAAGATGTACTTCCACTACTATGGACAACTTTTACATCAACAAAATATGTTGCAGGATTATGTGAGGACAG GAACATATTATGCAGCAGTAATGGAAAATCGTGCTGACTTCACAGGCCGAGTGGTGGTTGATGTTGGTGCTGGTAGTGGTATTTTGTCATTATTTGCTGCTCAG GCTGGCGCAAAGCATGTTTATGCTGTGGAAGCATCTGAAATGGCTGAGTATGCTCGCGTATTAATTGCAGGGAACCCTGCCTTGAGTCAACGAATTACA GTAATTAAAGGCAAAGTTGAGGATGTAGAATTACCTGAGAAAGCAGACATTTTAATCTCAGAGCCAATGG GCACCTTATTGGTCAACGAAAGAATGCTGGAATCGTATGTGATTGCGAGGGATTGTTTTTTGCACCAAAATGGAAAGATGTTCCCAACAATAGGAAG GATTCACATGGCACCGTTCAGTGATGAATATCTATTTGTTGAAGTAGCTAACAAG GCACTCTTTTGGCAGCAACAAAACTATTATGGTGTTGATTTGACAGCCTTGCATGGATCGGCATTTCAAGGCTATTTTTCTCAG CCAGTGGTGGATGCTTTTGATCCAAGATTATTGGTCGCCGCTTCAATGTCTCATGTTTTAGACTTCACAAATATCAAG GAAGAGGAATTGTATGACATAGATATTCCTCTGAAGTTCGTTGCTTCTGTGGGTGCCAGAATCCATGGATTGGCCTGCTGGTTTGATGTATTATTTAATGGCAG CACCGTGCAAAGGTGGCTTACCACTGCCCCAGGTGCACCGACAACCCATTGGTACCAGTTACGTTGTGTCCTTTCCCAGCCAATTTATGTCATGGCAGGACAGGAAATAACCGGCAGACTTCACATGGTTGCTCACAGTGCTCAGAGTTACACGATTTATTTGACTCTATCAG CCAAAATGTGGGGCCCTGGTGCCGAGCAAGGAGGAATACTTCAGTCGTCGTCGTGCAAACTCGACCTAAAAGAGCCCTACTATAGAATGTCCCAACCACAAGCCTACCCCATGGTTCAAGATCAGCAACAACAGCAGCTAATTCCACCGCAG GATGCAGCCATTCAACCTCAGGATTTAGACGACGCCGATCTGATGCTACAGGCATCACCTAACTCAGGGGCTCCGCTCAATTCATTGATAGACAACATTTAA